The following coding sequences are from one Cercospora beticola chromosome 4, complete sequence window:
- a CDS encoding uncharacterized protein (BUSCO:EOG09262OLP), translated as MQRMRKAAKWTQQDRRWRRVDATQPPPDFSKYNVQVEIPEYDEEIYEEHLRHDDWTKAETDYLVETYRECNGKWPVVWDHYEYEDKSRSMEDLKARFYKVSAQLLQLKTPIQSMGTAEFDLYNTLNTFDPAKEESRKSLAKGHLYRKANEVDEETVLLGELQRIMVNQATLDGQREELRKRLDYPHANTNGYQYSTSQALTQLWQQLLAQDRMKKNPRLKPTGNPNYDGFMQGGMQAPQSARPRDSNAGMSEAGGGSARDRRGTRGESLGGAPNTPGHALPVSLSAADQTRMGVVIFPPEHKASGGISFASDRLTKPRVAKSTIQSEKIATILGSAGVPEIIPLPTPKVVEAFEGIMGKVHALLDMRKLAEKDETELKVRRQEAAS; from the exons ATGCAGCGCATGCGAAAAGCGGCGAAATGGACGCAGCAAGACCGACGATGGCGGAGAGTCGATGCGACACAGCCTCCACCCGATTTCAGCAAATACAACGTCCAGGTCGAGATACCAGAGTACGACGAGGAGATCTACGAGGAACACCTGCGACACGATGACTGGACCAAAGCGGAAACCGACTATCTCGTCGAGACGTATCGCGAATGCAATGGAAAGTGGCCGGTGGTATGGGATCACTACGAGTACGAGGACAAGTCGCGTAGCATGGAGGACCTGAAGGCGAGATTCTACAAAGTCTCAGCGCAATTACTCCAGCTCAAGACGCCTATTCAGTCTATGGGCACAGCAGAGTTTGACTTGTACAACACTCTCAACACCTTTGATCCAGCGAAGGAGGAGTCACGGAAGAGTTTGGCCAAAGGACATCTATACCGCAAGGCGAATGAGGTCGATGAAGAGACGGTTTTGTTGGGCGAGTTGCAGCGCATTATGGTCAACCAGGCGACATTGGACGGGCAACGGGAAGAGCTCAGGAAACGATTGGACTATCCACATGCGAACACGAATGGGTATCAGTATTCGACATCACAAGCCCTTAcgcagctgtggcagcaACTGCTGGCGCAAGATCGCATGAAGAAGAACCCACGATTGAAGCCGACAG GAAATCCAAACTACGATGGCTTCATGCAAGGCGGCATGCAAGCACCTCAATCAGCTCGACCTCGCGACAGCAATGCTGGTATGTCAGAAGCTGGCGGAGGCTCTGCCCGCGACCGACGTGGTACTCGAGGCGAATCTCTCGGTGGTGCACCCAATACTCCCGGTCACGCACTGCCCGTGTCTCTCTCTGCGGCCGATCAAACTCGCATGGGCGTGGTCATATTCCCACCCGAGCACAAAGCTTCGGGAGGAATCAGTTTCGCTTCGGACCGACTTACGAAACCTCGAGTGGCGAAGAGCACCATTCAGAGTGAGAAGATCGCGACGATTCTGGGGAGCGCGGGTGTACCAGAGATCATACCATTGCCCACACcgaaggtggtggaggcttTTGAGGGCATTATGGGCAAGGTGCATGCTCTGCTGGACATGAGGAAATTGGCGGAGAAAGACGAGACTGAGCTGAAAGTCCGGCGGCAAGAGGCAGCGTCTTGA